One window from the genome of Asterias amurensis chromosome 12, ASM3211899v1 encodes:
- the LOC139945104 gene encoding uncharacterized protein translates to MVLGYLIGRALAVGGAVVAAPPVGFIAAGEIAAVASMAAGGVVAACQSIGAAELTVKSAAGGGGAPSGTAVMEAVALTIGVVMAFLQARMAHGFNPILALVEIQAPPPLEDEP, encoded by the coding sequence atggttCTCGGATATCTCATTGGAAGAGCTTTGGCCGTTGGAGGCGCTGTTGTCGCAGCTCCCCCGGTTGGGTTCATCGCGGCCGGAGAGATTGCAGCAGTTGCATCAATGGCTGCTGGTGGGGTGGTGGCTGCTTGTCAGTCGATAGGAGCGGCCGAGCTGACGGTGAAAAGTGCTGCTGGTGGTGGAGGTGCGCCATCAGGTACTGCAGTGATGGAAGCTGTAGCATTAACCATCGGCGTTGTGATGGCTTTTTTACAGGCAAGAATGGCACATGGCTTTAACCCCATATTGGCCCTGGTTGAGATACAGGCGCCGCCACCGTTGGAGGATGAGCCGTAG